The Drosophila innubila isolate TH190305 chromosome 2R unlocalized genomic scaffold, UK_Dinn_1.0 1_C_2R, whole genome shotgun sequence DNA window GTGCGTTGTCATGGCCAGACACTGCACGATATTTACAGTCTGTGGCACAACAAGTTCCGACGCATACCGGATGTGGTGGTGTGGCCGCGCTGTCATGACGAGGTGGTGCAGCTGGTCACATTGGCGCACAAGCACAATGTAATGCTGTTGCCCTACGGAGGCGGCACAAGTGTCTCGGGAGCCATCACTTGTCCGCAGGAGGAGGAGCGCATGATTTGCGTGTTGGACACATCACAAATGAATCGCATGCTGTGGCTCAATCGGGAGAATCTCACCGTTTGCTTTGAGTCGGGCGTTGTGGGTCAGGATCTGGAGCGCGTGCTACGCGAACAGGGTCTGACGGTGGGTCATGAGCCGGACTCGTATGAGTTTAGCACACTGGGCGGCTGGGTGGCCACTCGTGCCTCCGGCATGAAGAAGAACATCTATGGCAACATCGAGGATCTGGTGGTGCGTGTACGCATGGTCACACCCAAGGGCACACTCGAGCGGGAATGCAGTGCACCGCGAGTGAGCTGTGGCCCAGACTTCAATCACATCATACTCGGCTCCGAGGGCACACTGGGTGTCATCACCGAGGTGGTATTGAAGGTGCGTCCCCTGCCGCCGGTGCAGCGTTATGGCTCCCTGGTATTCCCTGACTTTGAGCAGGGTGTCCAGTTTATGCGTGAGGTGGCCAGACGTCGTTGCCAGCCCGCATCCGTGCGCCTGATGGACAACGAACAATTCATCTTCGGTCAAGCACTTAAGCCCGAGAAGAGCTGGCTGGCCAGCTGCTTGGATGCGGTGAAGCAGCGCTATGTAACCAGCTGGAAGGGCATTGATCTGGCGCACATCTGTGCCGCCACGCTGCTCTTCGAGGGTGACCTGAAAGATGTGCAGCGCCAGGAAGCGGTCATCAATGAGATCGCTGCACGCTACAAAGGATTTCCGGCAGGTGGACAGAATGGCGAGCGTGGTTATGTATTCACCTTTGTCATCGCCTACATTAGGGTGAGTAGTTCATACATGACTATCTGAATCCCTTTCAAAAAAGGGGTTCTGTAAAATTCAATAAGAATTGTCAAAATAGGAAATACAGTCGAACTTCCCTAAATCGAACATCTATCAATCGAATATTCTCTAACTCGCACAAAATTGAGTGGCAATATCGTTTACTGAGCAAATTACAAGCAATTCTACTTCCGTAACTCGAACTTTCATAAGTCGAATTTCTTCATAACtcgaacaaaattattaacataAGCTTCTCCAAGTCGAATTTTTCGTTTCTGTTTTCCGATTTTTTAAGTTCTGTTTAGCTTGAAgaataatagaaaattttaaagttaaagtatAGTAAAGTAAAAGATTATCGTGTGTGAATTTTAGTAACTAAATTCTGATTTTTTAAGgatagaaaaaatttaacagctCGCAATTTGAATGTAAGAGTTTGTAGTCACTAGTTtctgatttttaatatttgaaataatttctataagattaaaataaattaaaaaggtcCCAATTTGACATAAATGAATTTgtagtttcttttaataaacttaaagaaaaattccATAGctcgaacatttttttatggatAATAATGATTCTAGTAGGGAAGTTCGACTGTACTTCAAATTCTggtttgtgttgtttttgaattatatatataatatttatattcacaTTTGATCCgtcataatttaataattaagttaaattaaatttaaaaatatatcatgctaaataatgaattttaaacgTGCATTTTACCATGATTCTTGGCAGTTTGTAGACTGTACTCATTACCAAATTAAATGTCGAACCTTCTTTCCACTTTCAGGACTTTGCAATGCATCAAGGCATTGTGGCCGAATCCTTTGAGACATCTGTGCCTTGGGATCGTTGCAGTTTGCTGTGTCGCTGTGTTAAGCAACGGGTTGTTTCGGTTGGTAGAAACTCCCATTTTTTTCCTTCCAAATTTCAAGTTAACTGTTATCATTCTATTTGCAGGAGTGTTACAAGCATAAAATTTCGCACTACACAATTTCTTGCCGCGTGACACAGACCTACGATGCGGGAgcatgcatttatttttactttggtTTCCGTTCGTTGAGCATACCCGATCCGGTTGCGGTATTTGAGGCCATCGAGCATAGTGCACGTGAGGAGATCCTCGCCTGCGGTGGCTCCCTGTCCCATCATCATGGCGTGGGCAAAATACGCAGTCATTGGTACCGCAATGCAGTCACCGAGACAGGAACGTCACTTTACTCAGCCACCAAACGGCATCTGGATCCCCGCAACATCTTTGCAGCGGGTAATCTCTTGCCCCAAAtggagcagctgcagctctGTGAAAAGGAGAAGCTAGAgaaaccaacagcaacagcagccgcaacgAAAGCCAAACTCTAGATCATCTTTATCtagatataattttaaagaaatcctAGTCTAAATCTAATaacttcaattaattaatttctagcTGCTTTGGCCTCTTGTTTTcagtttgcatttttcataGGGCTCAATTTTTGTATGGGTTTTACcttattgataaataaaaggtaaattTGCAAAACGAATTGTCTGCATTTTAATTCGTTTCCTCATAGTGTTAAGATTACGACGACTAACATTCCTTGGCCATTTGTTGGTGGTCTATTAGTTGGACTATTTTCCACTTCTTTGTCACCTAACCACAATTGCAACAAACTTCAACTttactttgactttgactttgagtCTGAGTTTGGTATCGGTGTCAGTATCGATACAAGCCTCAAGGATGATTGGCATGTATGAAAATCTGTTGGACTTAGAAGATGTGGGTTTGTCGAAgttggttttaaaaatataaatcaaatttcatcagtatttaaatttcagtatatatctgtttaaatatttataatattggtttaagacatttttttatttcgattatGATATTTTAGCAGAGTGTTATTTGATTATTCTTTgacctttaaattcattctgcatttattataaatttgaactaattcgttcaaataattttttttcccaaTTTTATATTGGGTCTATAATTCCTTCTTCCAAATTGTAGGAGCATACGATCCATTCTACTGCAATTCTTTAACAACTTCAATTGCATCTGCATGTGATGTGCGTGTCTAGACCAAAATCAAACCAACTTGACCGATCGTCTGAATGCCTGATCGTCGGATCGTCTCATCTGATCATTGCTGTCATTTGcggttttggctttggctttagacgctttgttgctgttgttgtcaagaGATCAAATGTCATCAAGTTGTCAACTTCGTTAGCTtgccaatggcaacaacaactaagtacaactagcaacaacaacaacgagttgCAAATCGCTTTTGGCCTGCTCCTTGCGCTCGTTAATGGGCAACTGGGCGATTGAAAGAATGGGAGAATTGGAGAACGGGAGAATGGGAGAATGGGAATGAGGCGCATGCGCAGCCGGCAGCTGCTTATTGATGATCTGACTGTCTTGTCTTGTTACCGTGCCAATGCCAAGTGGTAGTTACAACCCAAAAGCCATtggacacgcacacacacacacacacacacacacacacacgcaaacatacaaacagacacacacatgcacatacatacacgcaTGCAAGGCCtataaataaagattaaaatCGGCAAAGTGAGCAAAAGTTTAACCTGGCTAAGACGTCTCTCTAAGCCGTCTGCCTTTTCTTGtgtggtgttgtttttttttcggctGCTTGCCTCTGGAAATTGTCAGCAATTAACCCGCGGGTCAGTCTCGAGTCTCTGCAGTTTGTGGCATTGCTTGCAGTCCTGTGATTTATGCCACAAAGTGCCTTAAAGTCAAACACAATCAACACGGCAAATTTATGGCACAGCACAGGGCAAGTCGAGTCTCAGTCCTTCAAAGAGGCACGTATTCCTGTGCCATGCCGGGAGATACATATTCATTCATATAATGTCCATTCACATCGTCCAATGTCACATTACTCAGCCTCCGGTTCGTTCTGTTTGCtgtattgtttgttttgatgAACAATTCTTCAAAACCCCTAAACATGGCAAACTTGACACGCTCAGCACTACATGGGATATTATGGAAGTAAGAACTACGTCTACCTGAGTGTAAATCAATTCATTTGCATAGGAGAGAAAGAGCAGGCATAGAAAAATAAGAGAgtgaaaattcataaaattttagtcATGTAGTCATTTAACCCATTTGTAAACTTCTTAGATATAACAATTTCAGACCTTTTTTCTTTATGATGAACCAGGGTATGCAAAAtccaataatttaatatataatttttaaattcacttgATTTTACTCTTTTTGAAAACTTATTCTAATTAGTGAAAtaacttatacttataattataaataaaaatataatcagaaaactatattataaaattaacaattaaatttaattattatgtatacaatttcaaatttataactgaaaagatataaatgttaatgtcAAGTTAAGTCTGGCGAAAAGCATTTGCCTGTGATGTTTCCTATCAGCCAAATTCTTAGAGGAAATAAACTTGGTGCTGAGATCCAAGTAATGTAGCTCTGAATGCTACTTTGCAGATGAGTTACACTGGCGCCCCTGTTAACAAGTACAACAATCAATGCCGTCGTCTTGCAGCTGCTCTTATCTCTCGACAAGCACATTAATGCCCAACAGGACAGCTAAGACAATGAATGCGCAGTTCTCTTCAGCTGATTCAGCTCAGTAAACCAACATTCATCTCCATGTTGCAGAGAATGAACGTTGTCTCGTGTTTCATTCTAATCAGGTACTGTATTTTATAGGTATTCTCCCTGTGGTGTTCTAGGACCTGTTTTTACTACACATGTAAATATTGAGAACTGTGGAGAAATAGAGAATAGTATGGAACCGACTAATTAATGCGCTGTTATTTCTTCATTCAACAAGGTAAATATATtgtgaatttaataattttatttgaatttttgaatttaatttaattgttaagaaGAATCTAATGATACTAGgaaaaatacttgattttatgtaaatatagtGAGGTGAGtcttttattgtttatgcatcaaatatgcaacaataaaaaatatcgtAAACAAGAATTTAAATGACGTTATGATTGCATAAATAAGTTTGTTTATACGCGTATTCTAAATGATGCTTAGCTGGTGTGGACTTAtagtatttattgaaattacttACTATACATCAGTATTGCAGTTAGAAACGAAGACGCTATCTTTAAGTTATGGATattgttaacaaaaatatgtataagcaATGATTATAAGTAAAAAAGTAATGTTAGaccaaataattaaataaaggatTTTAAAAAGTCTCAAAGTTAATATCGAGAGTCACAAATTTCTAATCAATTTCCGATAGTAATATTGCTGCTGCCATCTTTGGTATTAAAATCCTTatcaaaaacagaaaatatcttgcataattattatttctctcagtgtaggCTTGCTCGCTCACGGTACGAAACACAACGGCGCATGCACGTCAAAACGGGCAATAAGCAATaacaaacgacaacaacaacataccaGTTAACCCATTGAAGcctactacaacaactactactgcGCTCAGTCGACAGCGACGCAACGCGTCGCTGCTTTCTACGGCAGCGAGCGCCCAAGCTGCGGCAGCGGCTCAGTTGCTGTCGCACCTGGCGCTCAGTTGTGGGCAGCGCGGCCAGCtaacaacaacggcaaacaGAACAACGGCAAT harbors:
- the LOC117784176 gene encoding alkyldihydroxyacetonephosphate synthase, with amino-acid sequence MSTKQNPVTTQIPEPPTEGTSLSLDTRLSRHVESVIPKKREEALKWYGWGYNDSQFYGQDGIICFKGEKYPLGGSELPTFTKWVQNKFDLTVDPTKAYPQLPKTYPMPVQNGPFLNELRGSTKVEHSQEGVDRLVRCHGQTLHDIYSLWHNKFRRIPDVVVWPRCHDEVVQLVTLAHKHNVMLLPYGGGTSVSGAITCPQEEERMICVLDTSQMNRMLWLNRENLTVCFESGVVGQDLERVLREQGLTVGHEPDSYEFSTLGGWVATRASGMKKNIYGNIEDLVVRVRMVTPKGTLERECSAPRVSCGPDFNHIILGSEGTLGVITEVVLKVRPLPPVQRYGSLVFPDFEQGVQFMREVARRRCQPASVRLMDNEQFIFGQALKPEKSWLASCLDAVKQRYVTSWKGIDLAHICAATLLFEGDLKDVQRQEAVINEIAARYKGFPAGGQNGERGYVFTFVIAYIRDFAMHQGIVAESFETSVPWDRCSLLCRCVKQRVVSECYKHKISHYTISCRVTQTYDAGACIYFYFGFRSLSIPDPVAVFEAIEHSAREEILACGGSLSHHHGVGKIRSHWYRNAVTETGTSLYSATKRHLDPRNIFAAGNLLPQMEQLQLCEKEKLEKPTATAAATKAKL